The sequence GTTTTCTGCGCGTTCTGCAGCGATGGGGGCTGAACAGCACAACCCTCGGTGTGaccctgggatggggctgaACAGCACAACCCTCGGTGTGaccctgggatggggctgaACAGCACAACCCTCGGTGTGaccctgggatggggctgaCGAGCCCCGCTGCCACCCAGCACGCAGGACACTGCCTGTTCTGCTGGGCGAGGAGCAATCTTGTACCAAACACGCGTTACCTTTGTTTTGACAAGGGGTGTTTTCTGAACGGCAGGAGGGACTATGGACAGCACATGATCATTGCAGTCGGGTTTCAATAACTGAGTGCCCTGATGTCTGGGTGATTTCTCCAGGTTTCTTTGTCCCCTGGCTTGGCTGGAATGAATACCTGGGTGAACTCTTTAGGGGTTTAACgtagaaaattaaattccttgATTGGTtagcagaggagcagcagtgaccTGCACCATGCTGAGCATCCTACCAGGTCTTCAAcagtttttaccttttttcctaatgaaatgCAAGCAAATTGGTGGGTTTAATTAGAGCTGactgtttttctcttactttcttGCTGGTGATGAATGATAGACATTCTGTAACACCAGAGTGTGGTCCCTGCATGCAGAGTATAAAGCAGAGTCATTAAGAGAGGTGTCAGAAGGCAGAGCCTTcacagagaggggaaagaacAGAAGAGCCAAAACTGCAGTGTTGGGGTATAACAGAAGTTATGGTCTTTTCACTACACTCAAGACAGACCTCACACTGACCTCTTGATTCACATATATGTTGATCTATGCTCTTCAATTACCTTAATTCACAGTTTGAGTCCAAAAGCACTGTAACTGccttttgctctgtttcttaCTGCTGATaccaatgtatttttaattgtctGACAGTGCAAAACAAAAAGGTGCTAAACCGAAAAGGCAAAGTAATTAACAAGTAtgtgaatctgtgattctgagaaCCAGGCAGGAATACTACCACTTTTTACTGCTTTCTGGTATTGTAATAACTCTGTCTCCAGGAAATGTTTATTGTGCATTACAGAATGGCCATGTTGTTCTTTCAGAGGTCTCCCCTCCTCCACAGGTGACTCTTGTTCATTTCAGGAGCAATCAGGGTATTAAATCAAGGTATTCTGTTGCACACACACAAGGACAGGGAGGTGGAGCCCGGTATAAATCCCTTGTGGTGCTCTGATGAGACAGTTCTGCTGCACACTCAAAccctgcccttcctgcagcagccattctgcttttcacagctgagtcttctctttttgttatttttgttccccccaccccaatccttgtttcttctctgcttcagcCGTGATCCCCCTGACTGACTCTGAACACAAGTTACTGCCTTTGCACTTTGCGGTCGATCCTGGGAAAGACTGGGAGTGGGGAAAAGATGACAATGATAACACCAGACTGGCCAAGTAAGACCTTTCTGTAACTTCAGTGTTAAGCAGTAAAATGTCTTGAGCTGTACCTGGTTGGAGTACTGGGAGAGCTGCCAGGGCTTTGTTCTTGTTCTCTGGTTACGTGGCAGAAGACATGGGTGGGTCTCCAGCTGATGGTCACAATTCAGGCTGCTGTTACACCTCTCCCTGTTATGAagtactgctttttctttccgGCTTTTTGactgttcctttctttttttcatttttagtttgATTCTGTCTCTTGAGGCAAAACTTAACCTTTTGCACAGCTACATGAATGTAACATGGATACGCATCCCTTCCGAGACACGGGTAAGGTCAACTCCCCCTCGCTCCAAACAACCAGAGACACAGGGCATGGAGGGTGTTGGGAGGGAGGGCTGCGTGGAAACACCTCAgtgtcccagcagcagggacaagTCACTCATGGCTCACTAACACTGCAATCAGACTTATGGATTTATCTGGTTATTTGCTCTAATAACACAGTTGCTTGTATATTTTTTGCTGAACTATATTTTCTAGCTTATCTTTCTGTTCCATTTTCCAGTAGTCTGTGTAGTTTAAAGAAACCTCTTCTCACCAttgttttttcagaagtttggCTTGCTCTCCTAATGCCACTGTTAAATCACCAATCCCAAGTCCTTTCTGAGAATGCATTGGCCCCCCTGGACAGCTCCCAGTTTAGAGTGGCTAACAAAAGGCCACAGACAGGCTCTGAACTGGAGCCTGACTCTTCCAGAGAGCTATTTTAGAATCATGCCCAGCTGGCACCTACTCAGCTGCAAATTTCTCTGCAAACTGCATTGAATAGATTGAGGGGTTAGTCTGGAGGCTAAAGGTTGCTAGGAGAGCATGGAGGTGATTTAGGCCGCCTGCACAGATGGGGCTTGAACAGAGGAACAGAACACAAAAGGATTTAGCAACCTGCAAGAGGgggaaaatccatttttctacAGTTTCAACACTAGCAGCTACCACATGATAAAAAGGAGAGGCAAAATGGTCCTGTATCTGTAAGTGGTGAGTGTGGAACCGGGGTTACCTGTCCCTGCTGACACTGTGATGGTCAGGtcacagcagcactgtcacctctgctcccagctgggtgGTGGGTGCTCAGGGATCCCTGAGAGACAGGGGACATGGAAGTACCCAGGGACAAGAAGCAGGCAGGTATTTCGATACCACAAGTATATACATCTACAGGTTACCCCTCCCTGAGTCCTTGTGGTTAGTTAAGTGTTCCCTATTTATCTCTAGCAGATATTGGCTACGTGGTGTCTGAAAGCAAGACTAAGTTTTGCAGGAGTTAATGAACAGAGTCCTGTTTTAAAGTACCCTTGGATCCATGTTATTGCATTGTCAAGAAAGATATTTTATCATGTTGCCTAAAATATAAAGTGGAACTTGGATTTGTGACACCAGTTTTATCTGCACTGCATTTCCAATAAGCATGAAAGCACATAATTGTGTTCCTCAGCCTTCTGGCTTAAGTTTAATGTGTGATATTCCAGGTGAGACgttcagctctgctgcatcGTACCTTTGATTTTCACGCACCAGAGACCCGAGCAATGAAAAAGTCAGTTTAAATAAGTTGGGTTTTGAACATGATGGATTTTGAAATATTGCTGCATGCAGGCTTGTCTGCTGGATCCCCCTCACAGTTTTCAGCAACACCTCATTCCCCTTCCATGGCAACGTCACCagttcctttccctgctggctcagggacagcCCCTGGAGGTGTTCCCTATGGAGTGGCCAGACCTGTGCTGGTCTCTCCTCCACAGGGAGCTCCTCTCCACGGCTCACACACTGACTGTCACAGAGCCCCAGTGACCAACCCCTGCCCTACAAATGTGCTCGAAAGGAGCCCAAAGCTACTTAGGAACAAGAAAGATACGGAGTAAGCAcagcaaaatatgttttatttggTGAAGAAACCAGTTGAAAATGTCACtgtgtaaattaaaaaatatatttataatcaATGTCAAAATATGTATTGAATTTGGGGGGTCTTTTTGCACCAGTTCCTgcataaaactgatttttctgtatctaattataatttcttttccatagcAGGCCCCTTTGGCTCAACCAGAATCCCCTACAGCTTCAGCTGGGGAAGACGTGCAGTCTCTGGCTGACTCAATGGACTCGGACCGAGATTCCATCTGTAGTAATTCCAATGGCAATAATGGcaaaaacagtaaagaaaaagaaaaggacaaacaaAGGAAAGATAAAGATAAAACCAGGACGGATTCAGTTGCCAATAAAATAGGAAGCCTCAGTAAAACCCTGggaattaaactgaaaaagaacatGGGTGGTCTTGGAGGGCTGGTGCATGGCAAAATGAGCAGAGCCAATTCAGGGAATGGAAAAAATGGGGACACAGTAGAGAAGGTCAAAGAGAAGAAGTCCAAGTCTCGAAAAGGGAGCAAGGAGGAGTCGGGCCAGTCTGCGAGCACGTCTCCGTCGGAGAAGACCACCCCGTCCCCGACGGacagagccagcagctcccccacGGACAAGGGCAGCGCCAAACCCTTCCCTGACAAGCAGGCTGACCCCTGGAAGTACAGCACTGATGTGAAGCTCAGCCTGAACATTCTGAGAGCTGCCATGCAGGGTGAACGGAAGTTTATTTTTGCTGGCCTTCTTTTGACCAGTCACAGGCATCAGTTCCACGAGGAGATGATCGGTTATTACCTGACCAGCGCCCAGGAGCGATTCAatgcagagcaggaacagaagaggaaggaagcTGAGAAAAAGGCTGCACTGAATGGCTCATCTAGTAGGAAACTGGAGCCAGAAGcatattcaaaagaaaaattggaaACATCTCCTCAGGATAGGGCATCACCCGTCTTGCCTCAAAGCCATACAACCCAGCTGGTTTTAAAGTTCAAAGACCGCACTAGTCCCACCCCCGGgcccttctcctcccccagcaGTGGTGCCAAGAGGAGCGGCCCCATCCCAGTGTCTGCCCACTACAGCCATACTCCCCCTGTCCAAAGGCAGAGTGTCATCCATTTGCATGACGTCAACTCCAAGCCATCGAGCTTCCAAGACGACACCTACAAGCCAGTGGTGGGCACCTTGAAGACCTGTGCCACCTACCCCCAGCAGAACAGGTCCCTGTCCTCCCAGAGCTACAGCCCAGCCCGGCTGCCCGGGATCCGCACGGTGAACACGGTGGAGTCgctgagctgtgccctgcccgCCGAGCACAAGTCCCAGACCTACACCAACGGCTTCAACACCGCGGACATCAGGGACTGCCTGGAGTACGCGGATGAGGACGCTCCCCAGACCTGGTTGAACAACGACAAAAACCAAGGCAGAAGCACAGTTTGCCCAATCTACTCCATCCAGCAGAACCGCTGTAAGAAGGAGAACTGTTCCTTTTATGGTCGTCCTGAGACTGACAATTACTGTTCCTACTGCTACAAGGAGGAGCTGAAGCGCAGGGAGAGGGACAGCAAGGGACACAGGCATTGAGGATTCTTCCTGACTACTTagttttaccattttcttaCTTACAAAGTAAACAGTGTTGGATTGCAGTAAAAGGAATCCTTAAAACAAGAATAAAGGATTGATGAGTAA is a genomic window of Chiroxiphia lanceolata isolate bChiLan1 chromosome 12, bChiLan1.pri, whole genome shotgun sequence containing:
- the OTUD7A gene encoding OTU domain-containing protein 7A isoform X1, producing MTLDMDAVLSDFVRSTGAEPGLARDLLEGKNWDLTAALSDYEQLRQGHTASLPRAFNEGRPCQQEPENPAPLPRERPCLHRQDDMAQGEQPCLHRQDDMAQGEQPCLHRQDDMAQEKRLSRGISHASSAIVSLARSHVANDCSNEQFPLEMPIYTFQLPDLSVYSEDFRSFIERDLIEQATMVALEQAGRLNWWSTVCTSCKRLLPLATTGDGNCLLHAASLGMWGFHDRDLVLRKALYTMMRSGAEREALKRRWRWQQTQQNKESGLVYTEEEWEREWNELLKLASSEPRTHFSKNGGTGGGVDNAEDPVYESLEEFHVFVLAHILRRPIVVVADTMLRDSGGEAFAPIPFGGIYLPLEVLPNRCHCSPLVLAYDQAHFSALVSMEQKDQQREQAVIPLTDSEHKLLPLHFAVDPGKDWEWGKDDNDNTRLANLILSLEAKLNLLHSYMNVTWIRIPSETRQAPLAQPESPTASAGEDVQSLADSMDSDRDSICSNSNGNNGKNSKEKEKDKQRKDKDKTRTDSVANKIGSLSKTLGIKLKKNMGGLGGLVHGKMSRANSGNGKNGDTVEKVKEKKSKSRKGSKEESGQSASTSPSEKTTPSPTDRASSSPTDKGSAKPFPDKQADPWKYSTDVKLSLNILRAAMQGERKFIFAGLLLTSHRHQFHEEMIGYYLTSAQERFNAEQEQKRKEAEKKAALNGSSSRKLEPEAYSKEKLETSPQDRASPVLPQSHTTQLVLKFKDRTSPTPGPFSSPSSGAKRSGPIPVSAHYSHTPPVQRQSVIHLHDVNSKPSSFQDDTYKPVVGTLKTCATYPQQNRSLSSQSYSPARLPGIRTVNTVESLSCALPAEHKSQTYTNGFNTADIRDCLEYADEDAPQTWLNNDKNQGRSTVCPIYSIQQNRCKKENCSFYGRPETDNYCSYCYKEELKRRERDSKGHRH
- the OTUD7A gene encoding OTU domain-containing protein 7A isoform X3; translation: MTLDMDAVLSDFVRSTGAEPGLARDLLEGKNWDLTAALSDYEQLRQGHTASLPRAFNEGRPCQQEPENPAPLPRERPCLHRQDDMAQEKRLSRGISHASSAIVSLARSHVANDCSNEQFPLEMPIYTFQLPDLSVYSEDFRSFIERDLIEQATMVALEQAGRLNWWSTVCTSCKRLLPLATTGDGNCLLHAASLGMWGFHDRDLVLRKALYTMMRSGAEREALKRRWRWQQTQQNKESGLVYTEEEWEREWNELLKLASSEPRTHFSKNGGTGGGVDNAEDPVYESLEEFHVFVLAHILRRPIVVVADTMLRDSGGEAFAPIPFGGIYLPLEVLPNRCHCSPLVLAYDQAHFSALVSMEQKDQQREQAVIPLTDSEHKLLPLHFAVDPGKDWEWGKDDNDNTRLANLILSLEAKLNLLHSYMNVTWIRIPSETRQAPLAQPESPTASAGEDVQSLADSMDSDRDSICSNSNGNNGKNSKEKEKDKQRKDKDKTRTDSVANKIGSLSKTLGIKLKKNMGGLGGLVHGKMSRANSGNGKNGDTVEKVKEKKSKSRKGSKEESGQSASTSPSEKTTPSPTDRASSSPTDKGSAKPFPDKQADPWKYSTDVKLSLNILRAAMQGERKFIFAGLLLTSHRHQFHEEMIGYYLTSAQERFNAEQEQKRKEAEKKAALNGSSSRKLEPEAYSKEKLETSPQDRASPVLPQSHTTQLVLKFKDRTSPTPGPFSSPSSGAKRSGPIPVSAHYSHTPPVQRQSVIHLHDVNSKPSSFQDDTYKPVVGTLKTCATYPQQNRSLSSQSYSPARLPGIRTVNTVESLSCALPAEHKSQTYTNGFNTADIRDCLEYADEDAPQTWLNNDKNQGRSTVCPIYSIQQNRCKKENCSFYGRPETDNYCSYCYKEELKRRERDSKGHRH
- the OTUD7A gene encoding OTU domain-containing protein 7A isoform X2 — its product is MTLDMDAVLSDFVRSTGAEPGLARDLLEGKNWDLTAALSDYEQLRQGHTASLPRAFNEGRPCQQEPENPAPLPRERPCLHRQDDMAQGEQPCLHRQDDMAQGEQPCLHRQDDMAQEKRLSRGISHASSAIVSLARSHVANDCSNEQFPLEMPIYTFQLPDLSVYSEDFRSFIERDLIEQATMVALEQAGRLNWWSTVCTSCKRLLPLATTGDGNCLLHAASLGMWGFHDRDLVLRKALYTMMRSGAEREALKRRWRWQQTQQNKESGLVYTEEEWEREWNELLKLASSEPRTHFSKNGGTGGGVDNAEDPVYESLEEFHVFVLAHILRRPIVVVADTMLRDSGGEAFAPIPFGGIYLPLEVLPNRCHCSPLVLAYDQAHFSALVSMEQKDQQREQAVIPLTDSEHKLLPLHFAVDPGKDWEWGKDDNDNTRLANLILSLEAKLNLLHSYMNVTWIRIPSETRAPLAQPESPTASAGEDVQSLADSMDSDRDSICSNSNGNNGKNSKEKEKDKQRKDKDKTRTDSVANKIGSLSKTLGIKLKKNMGGLGGLVHGKMSRANSGNGKNGDTVEKVKEKKSKSRKGSKEESGQSASTSPSEKTTPSPTDRASSSPTDKGSAKPFPDKQADPWKYSTDVKLSLNILRAAMQGERKFIFAGLLLTSHRHQFHEEMIGYYLTSAQERFNAEQEQKRKEAEKKAALNGSSSRKLEPEAYSKEKLETSPQDRASPVLPQSHTTQLVLKFKDRTSPTPGPFSSPSSGAKRSGPIPVSAHYSHTPPVQRQSVIHLHDVNSKPSSFQDDTYKPVVGTLKTCATYPQQNRSLSSQSYSPARLPGIRTVNTVESLSCALPAEHKSQTYTNGFNTADIRDCLEYADEDAPQTWLNNDKNQGRSTVCPIYSIQQNRCKKENCSFYGRPETDNYCSYCYKEELKRRERDSKGHRH
- the OTUD7A gene encoding OTU domain-containing protein 7A isoform X4, whose product is MTLDMDAVLSDFVRSTGAEPGLARDLLEGKNWDLTAALSDYEQLRQGHTASLPRAFNEGRPCQQEPENPAPLPRERPCLHRQDDMAQEKRLSRGISHASSAIVSLARSHVANDCSNEQFPLEMPIYTFQLPDLSVYSEDFRSFIERDLIEQATMVALEQAGRLNWWSTVCTSCKRLLPLATTGDGNCLLHAASLGMWGFHDRDLVLRKALYTMMRSGAEREALKRRWRWQQTQQNKESGLVYTEEEWEREWNELLKLASSEPRTHFSKNGGTGGGVDNAEDPVYESLEEFHVFVLAHILRRPIVVVADTMLRDSGGEAFAPIPFGGIYLPLEVLPNRCHCSPLVLAYDQAHFSALVSMEQKDQQREQAVIPLTDSEHKLLPLHFAVDPGKDWEWGKDDNDNTRLANLILSLEAKLNLLHSYMNVTWIRIPSETRAPLAQPESPTASAGEDVQSLADSMDSDRDSICSNSNGNNGKNSKEKEKDKQRKDKDKTRTDSVANKIGSLSKTLGIKLKKNMGGLGGLVHGKMSRANSGNGKNGDTVEKVKEKKSKSRKGSKEESGQSASTSPSEKTTPSPTDRASSSPTDKGSAKPFPDKQADPWKYSTDVKLSLNILRAAMQGERKFIFAGLLLTSHRHQFHEEMIGYYLTSAQERFNAEQEQKRKEAEKKAALNGSSSRKLEPEAYSKEKLETSPQDRASPVLPQSHTTQLVLKFKDRTSPTPGPFSSPSSGAKRSGPIPVSAHYSHTPPVQRQSVIHLHDVNSKPSSFQDDTYKPVVGTLKTCATYPQQNRSLSSQSYSPARLPGIRTVNTVESLSCALPAEHKSQTYTNGFNTADIRDCLEYADEDAPQTWLNNDKNQGRSTVCPIYSIQQNRCKKENCSFYGRPETDNYCSYCYKEELKRRERDSKGHRH